The Aestuariibaculum lutulentum genome segment TTTGTTCTTCTTCAATAAAACTAAATCCTGTTTTGCTAAACCGTTAATGGCATTGGTGTAAATTTTGTTTCCGCGTTTTACAACATTAGCAATGTTTTTAGAGCTTTCGTGAATAACACCTTGAATAGAGCTGTTTTCAGAAAGGGTTAAGCTATCTTCAGTTTTAGATTCCGCAGATGATTTTCTATGTGAAATATAGTTTCTCGCTAATAAAACAATAGCAAATAATAATAAAACCGGTACCATTACAGATACATTCCAGTTAATTAAATATGCAATTAATCCGGCAGCGATAAAGGCGATAAATGCGGTAAAGAACCAACCTCCAATAACGTTTAATACTCCGGCAACACGATATACAGCGCTTTCACTACCCCAGGCTCTGTCGGCTAAAGAGGTACCCATGGCCACCATAAAGGTTACATAAGTTGTAGAAAGAGGTAATTTCATAGAAGTCGCTAAAGAGATTAAAGCTGCAGCAACTGTTAAGTTAATAGCTGCTCTAACCATATCGAAAGCCGGTAAATCTTTAGCTTTCGATTTTGAAGTTGACACTTCTGGTTTTTCAAATTGTTTTTCAATTTTTTCTTGCCACGATCCTGGTAAGATAAACGATGACATTTGCGACATAGCAATAGCCGATCTTACGAAACCACGAGATAAGAAGTTTGGTTGAAAACGTTCTTTTCCTTCACCTTCTCTAGATAAATTAATTTCTGTTTCAGTTACTTTCTTCGCTTTTGAAGAGAACCATAACGTAGCTACCATTACTAAACCTGAAATAACAAGCATAATGGTTGGCGTAGGTACTTTTTCAGCTAATACACCCATGCTAAATGCATCGGCAGCAACACCAGAACTAACCCAGGCGTTGTAAGACTGGTAACCAGCGATAGGCACACCAATAAAGTTTACTAAATCGTTTCCAGCGAAAGCTAATGCTAAGGCAAAGGTACCAACAGCAATAATTACTTTATAGATATTCGCTTTTAAGAAGGTCATTAAGGCGTATGAAATTAAACTCCATAACACAAAACTTAAAGACACAATAAGTAGTACTTTTTCTTCTAAGAACTTGCTGATTTTCATCCCGCCAAGCATCTCCAATTCCTGACTGGCAAATGCAGTTCCTTTAATTCCTTTTAAGAAAATAAAGTAGGTAATTGAAGCTAAGGCTAAACCACCAAAAACAGCACCAACCCATTTAGCTTTATTTAAAAAGTTGTATGACAATAATAAACGGGTAATCCACTGTACAATGGCTCCTATTGAAAAAGCAACTACTACCGAGAGTAAAATACCAAATATAATTGACGTCGCTTTCGAGGTGTTAATGTAGTTTACAACATCGGAAAAGTTTCCGTTTTGATGTGCAATTTTAATAAGGGCCATAGCAACAGAAGCTCCCAGTAATTCGAATACAATAGAAACTGTTGTAGAGGTAGGCATACCAACCGTATTAAAAAAGTCTAAAAGGAGGATGTCTGTAATCATTACCGCCATGAAAATGATCATAATTTCATTGAACATGAATTCATGCGGATTGAAAATCCCTTTTCGGGCAACTTCCATCATACCGCTTGAGAAAATAGCTCCTACGGCAATACCAATACTGGCAACAATCATTATCGTTTTAAACGAAATGGCTTTCGAACCGATAGCGGAGTTTAAGAAGTTTACCGCGTCGTTACTAACCCCAACAACCAAATCGGCAATGGCTAAAATGGCCAGGGCAATAATCATAAATAAATAAATATTTTCCATTTTTTAATTAGAAATAGTTTGCAAATATCTTTAGTGTTTCTGTATGTAATGTTATATTAATGTTAACTTTTAGAAATGGATATCGCACTGTAGTCTGTACATCACCTGACCGTTGTTGGTTGGTACATCTAAATAGCTAATATCGGTTTGTACTTTTAATTTATGTCCTACAATAAATTTAGATAGTCCTAATGTATATTGTGTTTCAGGATTTTTACCTGTAATATTTTTATCTAATTCTACGTTGGTATAACGACCAGTAACTTCCCAGTTATTTTTGAATAAATAGCCTGATTGAAGGTTTAAACCTTTACCAACTTGTACTTCAGCTCCTGTTAAACTACCATCAGCATTTTTAGCTATTGGGTCATCAGCTGTTCTATCGGCATATTCACCCATAAAAGAGAATCCTTTATACTTAAACATGGCATCTATAAAGATAGTAGAAATATTTGTTTCGTACAGCCCTTCATTAGTTTCCATGTAAGATCCCAGATTTCCTCGGTCTCTTACGGCGTTGTTGTTGAAGTTATATGTTGCTCCAACAGCTAATTTAGGAGTTTGCTCGCGGTTTAAATCAGAACCTTTATAGTCTCCCTTGCTTATAAAATCTCCAAAAGGGTACAATTCCACACGTCCGGTATATTGATGTCCACCTTCATTCCCTGTTGTTACATTACGACCTTCACCTTGAGAAATAGAAGCTATTTCTTTAACAATAAATTTATTTGTTAGGTTGAAATGGTGTCTTAACTGAAGTCCCATATCACGGTCAATGTTAAAACGGCTGTTTACTAACGAACGGTCTACCAATTGTAAGTCTGCCGACGAAATTACACGTTCGCGGTTCCCTGGTAATTTGGTTTGTCCTGCCCATAATACAAAGTTTCCTGCAAAATTCCATTTTAAAACAGCATCCATTACGTATCTTGGAGAATTACTGGTGTATTGGGAAGCACCAGACATATC includes the following:
- a CDS encoding porin, producing the protein MKFRWSLVAILMLATSTYYAQETNAPKFGKGLFNLVGKDSSFTMKVGFRMQLLGTSTWQDGESLETSMLIRRSRLKFDGFAFSPKLQYKIELGLANRDMSGASQYTSNSPRYVMDAVLKWNFAGNFVLWAGQTKLPGNRERVISSADLQLVDRSLVNSRFNIDRDMGLQLRHHFNLTNKFIVKEIASISQGEGRNVTTGNEGGHQYTGRVELYPFGDFISKGDYKGSDLNREQTPKLAVGATYNFNNNAVRDRGNLGSYMETNEGLYETNISTIFIDAMFKYKGFSFMGEYADRTADDPIAKNADGSLTGAEVQVGKGLNLQSGYLFKNNWEVTGRYTNVELDKNITGKNPETQYTLGLSKFIVGHKLKVQTDISYLDVPTNNGQVMYRLQCDIHF
- a CDS encoding inorganic phosphate transporter yields the protein MENIYLFMIIALAILAIADLVVGVSNDAVNFLNSAIGSKAISFKTIMIVASIGIAVGAIFSSGMMEVARKGIFNPHEFMFNEIMIIFMAVMITDILLLDFFNTVGMPTSTTVSIVFELLGASVAMALIKIAHQNGNFSDVVNYINTSKATSIIFGILLSVVVAFSIGAIVQWITRLLLSYNFLNKAKWVGAVFGGLALASITYFIFLKGIKGTAFASQELEMLGGMKISKFLEEKVLLIVSLSFVLWSLISYALMTFLKANIYKVIIAVGTFALALAFAGNDLVNFIGVPIAGYQSYNAWVSSGVAADAFSMGVLAEKVPTPTIMLVISGLVMVATLWFSSKAKKVTETEINLSREGEGKERFQPNFLSRGFVRSAIAMSQMSSFILPGSWQEKIEKQFEKPEVSTSKSKAKDLPAFDMVRAAINLTVAAALISLATSMKLPLSTTYVTFMVAMGTSLADRAWGSESAVYRVAGVLNVIGGWFFTAFIAFIAAGLIAYLINWNVSVMVPVLLLFAIVLLARNYISHRKSSAESKTEDSLTLSENSSIQGVIHESSKNIANVVKRGNKIYTNAINGLAKQDLVLLKKNKTQIIKLSNEVDELRDNIFYFIKNLDESSVGASNFYIHILGYLQDMVQSLEYITKVSHKHINNNHKKLKFNQIKELKEVDERFERLFTNVHNAFNTESFDQLSVILGRKSEITSLVTTKIQKQVERTRTEESSPKNTTLYFSLLLETKDLLNATMNLLEEYDQAHDASVVPATIKAEETKA